A window of Bacteroidota bacterium contains these coding sequences:
- a CDS encoding gliding motility protein GldL, which translates to MNGLYYLRWPLIIFLIGFLIRFTGILFKIRHWPSADEMITIGSIICGIGIVFGIIKIAVVKKPEQ; encoded by the coding sequence ATGAATGGACTTTACTATTTAAGATGGCCGTTAATTATTTTTCTTATAGGCTTCCTTATACGTTTTACAGGCATATTGTTTAAAATCAGGCATTGGCCAAGCGCCGATGAAATGATAACCATTGGTTCTATAATCTGCGGAATCGGAATTGTATTTGGTATCATTAAGATCGCAGTTGTCAAAAAGCCTGAACAATGA